One Ignavibacteria bacterium genomic window carries:
- the carA gene encoding glutamine-hydrolyzing carbamoyl-phosphate synthase small subunit: MKKAKLVLENGVIFEGYSFGSTKETTGEVVFNTSLSGYQEILTDPSYYGQIVIMTYPLIGNYGANLKDSESIKAQVSGFVVGNYEDEWSNFEGLESLGDFLKENDIPGIAGIDTRALTKMVRSEGAMRGLITTEKISDKELLERVLNAPQMEGADLVKYVTTKKNYLVSPDNPKYKLAVYDFGIKKNILREFEKFDAAMKVFNANTAPKEILEYKPDGIFLSNGPGDPAALNYAIENTRALINTGIPIFGICLGHQIISLALGADTYKLKFGHRGANHPVKNKLTDKIEITSQNHGFAVDEKTLNPDIVDVTHTNLYDGTNEGLRHKKFPVMAVQYHPEASPGPNDSKYLFEDFMKIVDSYKN, translated from the coding sequence TTGAAGAAAGCAAAATTAGTTTTAGAAAACGGAGTTATATTTGAAGGTTATTCTTTTGGAAGCACAAAAGAAACAACCGGCGAAGTGGTTTTTAATACTTCGCTAAGCGGCTATCAGGAAATACTCACCGACCCTTCATATTACGGACAAATAGTAATAATGACCTACCCGCTCATAGGCAACTATGGCGCAAATCTTAAAGATTCAGAATCAATAAAAGCTCAGGTCAGCGGCTTTGTAGTTGGAAACTATGAGGATGAATGGAGCAACTTTGAAGGACTCGAATCACTCGGAGATTTTTTAAAGGAAAATGACATTCCGGGAATTGCGGGAATCGATACACGCGCTTTAACAAAGATGGTTCGCAGCGAAGGCGCAATGAGAGGATTAATCACTACAGAAAAAATCAGCGATAAAGAATTGCTTGAAAGAGTTTTGAATGCTCCGCAAATGGAAGGTGCAGATTTGGTTAAGTATGTCACAACAAAAAAGAATTATCTGGTATCTCCCGACAACCCCAAATACAAACTTGCAGTATATGATTTTGGGATTAAGAAAAACATTTTGAGAGAATTTGAAAAGTTTGATGCGGCAATGAAAGTTTTTAATGCTAACACCGCTCCTAAAGAAATTCTTGAATACAAACCTGACGGGATTTTTTTGTCTAACGGACCCGGCGACCCTGCCGCTCTTAATTATGCAATTGAGAATACACGAGCTTTAATCAATACGGGAATTCCTATATTTGGGATTTGCCTTGGTCATCAGATTATTTCACTTGCCCTTGGCGCCGATACATATAAGCTAAAATTCGGACATCGCGGAGCAAATCATCCCGTGAAGAATAAATTAACCGATAAAATAGAAATTACTTCTCAAAATCATGGATTTGCAGTCGATGAAAAAACTTTAAATCCCGACATCGTTGATGTTACACACACAAATTTATACGATGGGACAAACGAAGGATTGCGGCATAAAAAATTCCCCGTGATGGCAGTGCAATATCATCCGGAAGCATCACCCGGACCAAATGACAGCAAGTATCTGTTTGAGGATTTTATGAAAATTGTGGATTCATACAAGAATTAA
- the prmA gene encoding 50S ribosomal protein L11 methyltransferase — MHYYEIDIFFNKKNYEQLYNVLYYNGVQHILEEEGFLKIYIEDNLKWKIEELRNTLTNTNIIPEKDFVIKKVENKNWNKEWEKTIEPVFIKNKIIVYPSWKKNKLKDTKDKILIEIDPKMSFGTGHNETTQIILEMMAENLDGKEKKLLDFGSGTGILAIAAAKMGIEKVTAIEIDEISIENAKEYFKINETENIRLLKSDIKELKKGNFDVICANIISGVIIENLPEIYGRLVNNGKLFATGILKVEERDITDKLEKNDFEILKKYYKAEWLGIYAIKKQPDSSN; from the coding sequence ATGCATTACTACGAAATAGATATATTTTTTAATAAGAAAAACTACGAACAGCTTTATAACGTTTTGTATTATAACGGCGTTCAGCATATCCTTGAAGAAGAAGGTTTTCTGAAAATTTACATTGAGGATAACCTCAAATGGAAAATCGAGGAGCTCCGTAATACACTCACCAATACCAACATCATTCCCGAAAAAGATTTTGTAATTAAAAAAGTTGAGAATAAAAACTGGAACAAAGAATGGGAAAAAACCATCGAGCCGGTTTTTATTAAGAATAAAATAATTGTTTATCCATCCTGGAAGAAAAATAAGCTTAAAGATACTAAAGATAAAATTCTAATTGAGATTGACCCGAAAATGTCTTTTGGAACGGGACATAATGAAACAACACAGATTATTCTCGAAATGATGGCTGAAAATCTCGACGGTAAAGAAAAAAAGCTTCTCGATTTCGGAAGCGGGACGGGAATTCTTGCAATTGCCGCAGCCAAAATGGGAATAGAAAAAGTTACTGCAATTGAAATTGATGAAATCTCAATTGAAAATGCAAAAGAATATTTTAAAATAAATGAGACTGAAAACATCAGGCTTCTAAAATCTGACATAAAAGAGCTTAAGAAAGGAAACTTTGATGTTATCTGCGCTAACATTATCAGCGGTGTCATCATAGAAAACCTTCCGGAGATTTATGGAAGATTAGTCAACAATGGGAAATTGTTTGCAACGGGGATTTTGAAAGTTGAAGAACGAGACATTACTGACAAGCTTGAGAAAAATGATTTTGAGATACTAAAAAAATATTACAAAGCCGAATGGCTCGGGATATATGCAATCAAAAAGCAGCCGGATAGCAGTAATTGA
- the ligA gene encoding NAD-dependent DNA ligase LigA, which translates to MAIPSAIAKKAEQLRRKILDADYKYYVLAEPDIDDLKYDMMMKELENIEKEYPQLITSDSPTQRVSETPTSKFEVVHHKIPMLSLANSYNFDELDDFDKRIKNILGNVDYNYACELKFDGLAVSLVYENGKFKTGATRGDGEKGDNITQNLKTIKSIPLSASTSKIKNYEVRGEVFIKKDDFLKINEEQELKGEKIFANARNTAAGTLKQKDSKAVAARPLNLFTYSFISDDVKVKTHIEGIHFLEELKFPVNKYYKLLKNIEEVKKFCNEIELIRDELPYEIDGVVVKVNSINQQKELGFVSRSPRWAIAYKFKAKQQVTKVRDIVCQVGRIGTITPVANLEPVFLAGSTISRATLHNFDEVKRLDIRIGDYVKIEKGGDVIPKVTEVIKEKRQKGAKEFHPPDKCPVCGTKLEKPEGEVNYYCINFLCPAQVQGRIEHFVSRGAMEIEGLGTSIIEIFLKEGFIKDFTDIYDLHKKKKKIVDLERFGEKSAENILAGIEASKQMPFDRVLYSLGIRHVGERTAKLLAKHFNNIDALINANVEEINSVREIGPRIAQSVRDFFDTKKNVAAIEKLKAAGLKFSFEKKKPSKVNPLINEKTFVLTGTLPTYSRDEASKIIEDLGGRVSSSVSKNTDYVLAGESAGSKLDKAQKLGVKIIDEVEFKKMVK; encoded by the coding sequence ATGGCAATTCCTTCAGCAATAGCTAAAAAAGCCGAACAGCTCCGCAGAAAAATTTTGGATGCTGATTATAAGTATTATGTCCTCGCCGAGCCTGACATAGATGACCTGAAGTATGACATGATGATGAAGGAGCTTGAGAACATCGAGAAAGAATATCCCCAGTTAATTACTTCCGATTCACCGACACAAAGAGTTTCAGAAACACCAACATCGAAGTTTGAAGTTGTTCATCACAAAATTCCGATGCTTTCGCTTGCGAACTCATACAACTTTGATGAGCTTGATGATTTTGATAAACGCATAAAAAATATTTTGGGAAATGTTGATTATAACTATGCCTGTGAATTAAAGTTCGACGGACTTGCAGTTTCGCTCGTTTATGAGAACGGCAAATTCAAAACCGGTGCAACACGCGGAGACGGTGAGAAGGGGGATAATATTACCCAAAATTTAAAAACGATTAAATCAATTCCACTTTCTGCTTCAACAAGCAAAATAAAAAATTATGAAGTACGCGGTGAAGTGTTTATTAAGAAAGATGATTTTTTGAAAATCAACGAGGAGCAGGAATTAAAAGGTGAAAAGATTTTTGCAAATGCCCGAAACACTGCTGCAGGAACTTTAAAACAAAAAGATTCAAAAGCAGTTGCTGCGCGACCGTTGAATTTATTTACTTACTCATTTATTTCGGATGACGTTAAAGTTAAAACTCACATCGAAGGAATTCATTTTCTTGAAGAATTAAAATTCCCCGTCAATAAGTATTATAAGCTTCTAAAAAACATCGAAGAGGTAAAAAAATTCTGCAATGAAATTGAATTAATTCGCGATGAGCTTCCTTATGAAATAGACGGTGTTGTAGTGAAAGTAAATTCAATTAATCAGCAGAAAGAGCTTGGTTTTGTTTCACGTTCACCGAGATGGGCAATTGCCTATAAGTTCAAAGCGAAACAGCAAGTTACTAAGGTTCGTGACATCGTTTGCCAGGTGGGGAGAATCGGAACGATTACGCCTGTAGCTAACCTCGAACCGGTATTTCTTGCGGGCTCGACAATTTCACGTGCAACGCTTCATAACTTTGATGAAGTAAAACGTCTTGATATAAGAATCGGTGATTATGTAAAAATTGAAAAAGGCGGTGATGTAATTCCAAAAGTTACTGAAGTTATAAAAGAGAAGAGACAAAAAGGAGCAAAAGAATTTCATCCTCCTGATAAATGTCCAGTCTGCGGCACCAAGCTTGAAAAACCCGAAGGGGAAGTAAATTATTACTGCATAAATTTTTTATGTCCTGCGCAGGTGCAGGGACGCATTGAGCATTTTGTAAGCCGTGGCGCAATGGAAATCGAAGGTCTTGGTACAAGCATAATAGAAATATTTTTAAAAGAAGGTTTCATAAAAGATTTTACCGATATATACGACCTTCACAAGAAGAAAAAGAAAATCGTTGATCTTGAAAGATTCGGGGAAAAAAGCGCTGAAAATATTTTAGCAGGAATTGAAGCATCAAAGCAAATGCCGTTCGACAGGGTGTTGTATTCGCTCGGCATAAGGCACGTCGGCGAAAGAACGGCAAAGCTGCTTGCAAAGCATTTTAATAATATTGATGCGCTTATCAATGCAAATGTGGAAGAAATAAATTCTGTCAGGGAAATCGGTCCGCGCATTGCGCAGAGCGTTCGCGATTTTTTTGATACAAAGAAAAACGTTGCTGCGATTGAAAAACTTAAAGCGGCAGGATTAAAATTTTCATTCGAGAAGAAAAAACCTTCAAAAGTAAATCCTCTCATAAACGAAAAAACTTTCGTTCTCACCGGAACACTCCCAACATACTCGCGCGATGAAGCTTCAAAAATTATCGAAGACCTCGGCGGCAGAGTCTCATCATCAGTCAGTAAAAACACGGATTATGTTTTGGCAGGGGAATCTGCCGGCTCAAAACTCGATAAAGCTCAAAAGCTTGGCGTCAAAATAATCGATGAGGTTGAATTTAAGAAAATGGTCAAGTAA
- a CDS encoding S9 family peptidase, which translates to MSTKKKKKESVVKYPVEQFYSVRTITGYTLSPDNKTIYYITNTTGSPQIWSIPVNGGWATQITLWNQPVRDLMHSPGTNNILFLSDRDGNENHQIFMTSNKGGEVEYLSDGFEDSQTFYTDFNKKGNKLLFISNKRLKYNFDTYIKDLKSGENKLVRAFDEKVICEPSAWSPDEKHIVYSKVYSNSEHDLFLYDIDNDSFKQITGIDGEERGVNSNAKFNNKGTGFYYLSDSGREFIGIKYYDIKKDSSKWFLKSGGNIEVYKISKDGKYMVYVVNKNASKTPHLINLKTGKKVKLRLPKGNYSNVNITSDNKKLVFILDSPLNPSDIYTYNIKTKRLKQITFSLVGGINKQAFTKPKDVYYKSFDDLEIHALLYIPKGLKKDGSNPAILWPHGGPEAQEMHNFSKYIQIYCNNGYIVIAPNFRGSTGYGKNFQKMIYRDFGGAEYLDVLKSMEVLEKSGYVNMGKVAIVGGSFGGFMVLTCITRAPDLWKCAIDIFGPSNLVTFANSVPEHWKEGVARLVGDVEKDRKFLEERSPINYIDNIKCPLLVMQGKHDPRVVENESVQIVDKLRKNGKEVEYVLFEDEGHGFSKVTNTIKAFKTQLEFLDKYLR; encoded by the coding sequence ATGTCAACCAAGAAGAAAAAGAAAGAAAGTGTAGTAAAATACCCTGTAGAACAGTTTTATTCTGTAAGAACTATCACAGGGTATACACTGTCACCTGATAATAAAACCATTTATTATATAACAAATACAACAGGCTCTCCGCAAATATGGTCTATTCCGGTAAACGGAGGATGGGCAACCCAGATTACGTTGTGGAACCAGCCGGTAAGGGATTTGATGCATTCGCCGGGTACAAACAATATTTTATTTCTCAGTGACCGTGACGGAAATGAGAATCATCAGATTTTTATGACTTCTAACAAAGGCGGTGAAGTTGAATATCTTTCAGACGGTTTTGAGGATTCACAGACTTTTTATACCGACTTCAATAAAAAAGGCAACAAGCTTTTATTTATTTCCAATAAGCGTTTAAAATATAATTTCGATACCTATATTAAAGACTTAAAATCAGGTGAAAACAAACTTGTAAGAGCATTCGATGAAAAGGTTATTTGTGAGCCGAGTGCCTGGAGTCCTGATGAAAAGCATATAGTTTACAGCAAAGTTTATTCAAACTCTGAACATGATTTGTTTTTATATGATATCGATAACGATTCGTTCAAACAGATAACGGGAATTGACGGAGAAGAAAGAGGAGTTAACTCAAATGCAAAATTCAATAATAAGGGGACGGGGTTTTATTATTTGTCAGACAGCGGAAGAGAATTTATAGGGATAAAATATTACGATATTAAAAAAGACTCTTCGAAATGGTTTCTGAAATCCGGAGGCAACATCGAAGTTTACAAAATTTCTAAAGATGGGAAGTATATGGTTTATGTAGTGAATAAAAATGCGAGCAAGACCCCGCATCTGATAAATCTCAAAACAGGAAAGAAAGTAAAATTAAGACTGCCAAAGGGAAATTATAGCAACGTTAATATTACTTCTGATAATAAAAAGCTTGTCTTTATTCTGGATAGTCCGCTGAACCCGTCTGATATTTATACCTACAATATAAAAACAAAAAGACTTAAACAGATAACATTTTCACTTGTCGGCGGAATAAACAAACAAGCATTTACCAAACCTAAGGATGTTTATTATAAAAGTTTTGATGACCTTGAAATACATGCATTATTATATATTCCTAAAGGATTAAAAAAAGATGGTTCAAATCCTGCGATTTTATGGCCTCACGGCGGACCTGAGGCGCAGGAAATGCATAATTTTAGCAAATATATTCAGATTTATTGTAATAATGGTTATATTGTCATTGCACCAAATTTCAGAGGAAGTACTGGATACGGCAAAAATTTCCAGAAAATGATATACCGTGACTTCGGGGGCGCTGAATATCTGGACGTTCTTAAAAGTATGGAAGTTCTCGAAAAATCGGGTTATGTTAATATGGGAAAGGTTGCAATCGTCGGGGGAAGCTTTGGCGGATTTATGGTTCTTACCTGTATTACGCGAGCTCCCGATTTATGGAAATGCGCAATTGATATTTTCGGACCCAGCAATCTTGTAACATTTGCTAATTCTGTTCCGGAACACTGGAAAGAAGGAGTTGCCAGATTAGTCGGCGACGTTGAGAAAGATAGAAAGTTTCTTGAAGAACGTTCGCCGATAAATTATATCGATAACATAAAGTGTCCTCTGCTTGTGATGCAGGGTAAACATGACCCTCGTGTGGTGGAAAACGAATCTGTTCAGATAGTCGATAAGCTGAGAAAGAACGGAAAAGAAGTGGAATATGTTCTCTTTGAGGATGAAGGACACGGGTTCTCGAAAGTTACAAACACAATTAAAGCTTTTAAAACACAACTTGAGTTTTTAGATAAATATTTAAGATAA
- a CDS encoding SPOR domain-containing protein: MRNIYSKISLLLPVLLLSLTALIFNSCGTSCPDCDLMVGPNGELLGPDGNPVYVQDTIKMPPVIVEEVVPYKVTIQIGAFRDRNYADGLAANARGKLDLRVDVTLDPLDGLYKVTVGTFDDVQTANNYLTTVIGRGFTDAFTRTKRF; this comes from the coding sequence ATGAGAAACATTTATTCTAAAATTAGTTTACTGCTTCCTGTTCTATTGCTTTCTCTGACAGCATTAATTTTTAATTCCTGCGGCACATCATGTCCCGATTGTGATTTGATGGTAGGACCAAACGGTGAGCTTTTGGGACCGGATGGAAACCCGGTTTATGTTCAGGATACAATTAAAATGCCCCCTGTTATCGTTGAAGAGGTGGTTCCATATAAAGTTACAATTCAGATTGGTGCCTTCAGAGACAGAAATTATGCAGACGGGCTTGCTGCAAACGCAAGAGGAAAGCTTGATTTGAGAGTAGATGTTACTTTAGATCCGCTCGATGGACTTTATAAAGTTACTGTCGGAACATTTGATGACGTTCAGACAGCAAATAATTATCTGACAACTGTTATCGGACGCGGATTCACCGATGCATTTACAAGAACGAAAAGATTTTAA
- a CDS encoding helix-turn-helix transcriptional regulator, with product MLKNFGEDLKKIRERKKVTLQEVALKTRFGIHIFEKMESGDFSFEIPTYIRAYLKQYAIALDENPDAVLKDYDLAKAGKYQTKVFEEVKISETPKVEEKKEETKEEKQEEPKSEPKQEPKIELPKKEEIKEPVKQEKEEVKPVDKKIEPVELKKSETIKHRATNDDKTKQSAQKDYKINITPKADVREPSSFKVDSSIMKSLMIIVFIILGGAGLFFLITSVFSSKGDVEIVRQNFDEIVQENEKNILGKKTPAEIADSIRKAEEEARLLAASQGDSLSLMIIGTNYGEIIIIPDSLGINDKEIISFGKNDTGIFKASKFFLITTSNSEAFKAVLNGKTLEFDRRKFSNLRINKDGIIPQTSGSTTRTRTTQRSNDENNNTRNNNSNTDRNDTRTNTPGNTPNETTQP from the coding sequence ATGCTTAAAAACTTCGGAGAAGATTTAAAAAAAATAAGAGAACGAAAAAAAGTTACACTTCAGGAAGTTGCTCTGAAAACACGTTTCGGTATTCATATATTCGAAAAAATGGAATCGGGAGATTTCAGTTTTGAAATTCCTACATATATACGCGCTTACTTAAAACAATATGCAATTGCGTTAGACGAAAATCCTGATGCTGTTTTAAAAGATTATGACTTAGCAAAAGCCGGAAAATACCAGACAAAAGTTTTTGAAGAAGTAAAGATTTCCGAAACTCCAAAAGTTGAAGAAAAAAAAGAAGAGACAAAGGAAGAAAAGCAAGAAGAACCAAAATCTGAACCGAAGCAGGAACCCAAAATTGAATTACCTAAGAAAGAAGAAATAAAAGAACCCGTAAAACAGGAAAAGGAAGAAGTTAAGCCTGTTGATAAAAAAATTGAGCCGGTTGAATTAAAAAAATCAGAAACGATTAAACATCGCGCAACAAATGATGATAAGACAAAACAATCTGCTCAAAAAGATTACAAGATAAACATTACCCCTAAAGCGGATGTCCGCGAACCGTCTTCGTTCAAAGTTGACAGCTCGATTATGAAATCATTGATGATAATTGTATTCATAATTCTTGGGGGAGCGGGATTATTCTTTTTAATTACGTCAGTATTTTCAAGCAAGGGTGATGTAGAAATCGTAAGACAAAATTTTGATGAAATAGTTCAGGAGAATGAAAAAAATATTTTAGGTAAAAAAACTCCGGCGGAAATCGCAGACTCAATCAGAAAAGCTGAAGAGGAGGCAAGATTATTAGCGGCATCGCAGGGCGATTCTCTTTCACTAATGATAATCGGAACGAACTATGGCGAGATAATTATTATTCCCGATTCCCTTGGAATAAATGACAAAGAAATTATTTCTTTCGGGAAAAACGATACGGGAATATTTAAAGCGTCAAAGTTTTTTCTCATAACAACCAGCAATTCTGAGGCGTTTAAAGCGGTTTTAAACGGAAAAACTCTTGAATTCGACAGGAGAAAATTTAGCAATCTTCGTATAAATAAAGACGGAATCATTCCTCAGACAAGCGGTTCCACAACACGAACACGAACAACTCAAAGAAGTAATGATGAGAATAATAATACGCGAAATAATAATTCAAATACTGACAGAAACGATACACGAACCAATACTCCCGGCAATACACCAAACGAAACTACTCAACCGTAA
- the folD gene encoding bifunctional methylenetetrahydrofolate dehydrogenase/methenyltetrahydrofolate cyclohydrolase FolD: MSSSEKLLDKIIDGKKTSADIKAEVKAEVDKLKANGERVPGLAFIIVGENPASVVYVRSKGKACEEIGFYSVTEKLPENTSETDLIKLVQKYNVDDKIDGILVQLPLPKHINEQKIIESIDYKKDVDGFHPENTGRLVSGLKSFIPCTPYGITELLKRYNVQTNGANVTVIGRSNIVGKPIANLMIQKEFNSTVSICHSATKDLNFYTQNADILIAAIGKADFVKANMIKEGCVIIDVGINRVEDANAKNGYRITGDVDFKDCYEKCSLITPVPGGVGPMTIAMLMKNTLDSRNKAIYSQ; this comes from the coding sequence ATGAGCTCATCCGAAAAATTACTTGATAAAATTATTGACGGCAAAAAAACTTCTGCGGATATAAAAGCCGAAGTAAAAGCCGAAGTTGATAAATTAAAAGCTAACGGTGAACGTGTCCCCGGACTCGCGTTTATTATTGTCGGTGAAAATCCTGCATCGGTTGTTTATGTACGAAGCAAAGGCAAAGCGTGTGAAGAAATTGGATTTTATTCCGTTACTGAAAAACTTCCTGAAAATACTTCAGAAACAGATTTAATAAAACTCGTTCAGAAGTATAATGTTGACGATAAAATCGATGGCATTCTTGTTCAGCTTCCTTTGCCGAAACACATTAACGAACAGAAAATAATTGAATCAATAGATTACAAAAAAGATGTTGACGGTTTTCACCCTGAAAACACGGGACGGCTTGTTTCAGGATTGAAAAGTTTTATTCCATGCACTCCATATGGCATCACCGAGCTTTTAAAAAGATATAATGTTCAAACGAACGGAGCAAACGTTACGGTTATTGGCAGAAGCAACATTGTGGGGAAACCCATTGCGAACTTGATGATTCAGAAAGAATTTAACTCAACTGTTTCTATTTGCCACAGCGCAACGAAAGATTTGAATTTTTATACACAAAATGCTGATATACTAATTGCGGCAATCGGCAAAGCTGACTTCGTAAAAGCCAATATGATTAAAGAAGGGTGCGTGATTATCGATGTGGGCATTAACCGGGTCGAAGATGCGAATGCAAAAAACGGTTACCGCATAACGGGGGATGTTGATTTTAAAGACTGCTATGAAAAATGTTCATTGATAACGCCTGTTCCCGGCGGTGTCGGACCAATGACAATTGCAATGCTTATGAAAAACACTTTGGATTCAAGAAATAAAGCTATTTATAGTCAGTAA